In the genome of Vicia villosa cultivar HV-30 ecotype Madison, WI linkage group LG7, Vvil1.0, whole genome shotgun sequence, one region contains:
- the LOC131618996 gene encoding uncharacterized protein LOC131618996 — MDTPTDTVKEAKRHTHTYSFFREPLTALEGLSSLMTAFCLKSFTDNYGNILTLLETVVDTPALQTLVQFYDPEMRCFTFQDYQLAPTLEEYSIILNLKIKDEVPFIDIPKEVNIKSISAALYLSIKEVSNNWKSNGVSGFPLKFLVRKAKEEFGKENWNAYNAFLAVAIYGIVMFPNVPNFVDSTAVHLFMGKNPVPTLLADTYYAIHSQYEKGGGAINCFLQLLFTWFFSLLPSKGPFVKTRETLKGCINYNPVVSLRQLGYTLKDKPAYHLVAETVYFEKGSDPEKLRRIVVAWKKVRKHYGVHLGKKDALALTPYVEWIEKRVGNLLLPYDKVPPLQKQPPLILSDFVPIELYKNALVANYRLHEREQETL; from the exons ATGGACACTCCCACTGATACTGTCAAAGAAGCTAAGAGACATACGCACACCTACAGCTTTTTCCGAGAGCCTTTGACCGCATTAGAGGGTTTGAGTTCGTTGATGACTGCTTTTTGCTTGAAGAGTTTCACAGATAATTATGGGAACATTTTGACTTTGTTGGAAACCGTGGTTGACACTCCTGCTTTGCAAACTTTGGTACAATTCTATGATCCTGAAATGAGGTGTTTCACGTTCCAGGATTACCAGTTGGCTCCGACATTGGAAGAGTACTCCATTATTCTTAATCTCAAGATAAAAGACGAAGTGCCATTCATCGATATTCCTAAGGAAGTGAACATCAAGTCAATCTctgctgctctttatttgagcataaaagAAGTATCCAATAATTGGAAGTCGAATGGAGTTTCGGGGTTCCCTTTGAAGTTCTTAGTAAGAAAAGCTAAAGAGGAATTTGGGAAAGAGAATTGGAACGCGTACAATGCATTTCTCGCTGTGGCCATTTACGGGATTGTGATGTTCCCGAATGTTCCCAATTTTGTGGATTCGACCGCGGTACACCTTTTCATGGGAAAGAACCCCGTTCCTACATTGTTGGCTGATACTTATTATGCCATTCATTCCCAATATGAGAAAGGTGGTGGTGCTATCAATTGTTTCCTTCAGTTGTTGTTCACCTGGTTCTTCTCTTTGCTACCCAGCAAAGGACCTTTTGTGAAAACAAGAGAGACACTCAA GGGTTGCATCAATTACAATCCCGTGGTATCCTTGCGTCAGTTGGGGTACACCTTGAAGGACAAGCCGGCATATCATTTGGTAGCAGAGACGGTTTATTTTGAGAAGGGGTCGGATCCGGAAAAATTGAGAAGGATAGTTGTGGCTTGGAAAAAGGTCCGTAAGCATTATGGAGTTCATTTAGGGAAGAAAGACGCGCTTGCTCTGACGCCGTATGTCGAGTGGATTGAGAAGCGGGTCGGAAACTTGTTGTTGCCATATGACAAAGTTCCGCCacttcaaaagcaacctcctttgaTCCTATCCGATTTTGTGCCGATAGAACTTTACAAGAATGCTTTGGTTGCCAACTACAGGTTGCACGAAAGAGAACAAGAGACTCTTTAA